Proteins encoded by one window of Salmo trutta chromosome 17, fSalTru1.1, whole genome shotgun sequence:
- the tsnaxip1 gene encoding translin-associated factor X-interacting protein 1 isoform X1: MSTQKDITLPPLSSFERLSSECQHNAEKRTGRQVAIGGPGSCRASTRVGCTSGYLSTWPAHVTSQVVQQGRRHTSGGEIRNHGCGEEFGGPVGKPRFLEQLESYLKKELQALDPQQPKVQERKLQAYREVFGCFIEDFKTYKPLLCAIKNEYEITLAYLRDQIRELEPLRARLVVVSEQCEKRILGLREEERVEISALKQERQHRQKVIENMRETQSALQTQVCCLQADLATQYLMYREECDARKLLIANISSMSYGPDEEPEEEQEEVEIEDPVKEKLALKVCREDLTKAQVELNRLHAEYGDVVPRRDWETLDHTHKENLLKLETLQKDFDQMKAEYDTLLEVHKQVTTQRDSLQGELEGFKEASTPRPEWEQCADVLGGSERWADLSQGQSSQRRLEILLAELGGKNSEFFTGLGTSDDVPIYLRYEGQLKNHRLKKNAVVRILKEVWKEKVMEDGRRNESSNLHEFLRQHLESQYGEKAGEWAYSLVEGIRQHQKDDSVSLFNDILTGKVDESVYHGQTHLLSNLLKVLIHSDSTESGMLSVQDFRDDLQMAFPLKRAQDIDELVTTAQAELDNNGGSLPYQRLYTEDADGKHKDFLNLVKKQASTERHMYISELRTQLGGKGEVTVADLRAAFKNIDPSLDATTLDWVLTMAFQIHQEELEQHTTQMDTELALQHLLAADVTRAGPAPQQD; encoded by the exons ATGTCGACACAGAAAGATATTACATTACCACCTTTATCATCGTTTGAACG ACTGTCGTCTGAGTGTCAACATAACGCTGAAAAAAGAACTGGGCGACAAGTGGCAATTGGCGGTCCTGGCTCATGTAGAGCATCAACCAGA GTTGGCTGTACTTCAGGCTACCTGTCAACCTGGCCTGCCCATGTCACCTCTCAAGTTGTTCAGCAGGGGAGGAGACATACTTCAGGTGGAGAGATCAGGAACCATGG ATGTGGTGAGGAGTTTGGTGGCCCTGTGGGGAAGCCACGATTCCTGGAGCAGCTTGAAAGCTACCTAAAGAAGGAGCTGCAGGCTCTTGACCCACAACAACCTAAAGTCCAGGAGCGCAAACTACAG GCATACCGGGAGGTCTTTGGCTGTTTCATTGAGGACTTCAAAACGTACAAGCCGCTTCTGTGTGCCATAAAAAATGAATATGAAATCACATTAG CATACCTACGGGACCAGATCCGGGAGCTGGAGCCTCTCCGTGCTCGTCTGGTTGTGGTGTCAGAGCAGTGTGAAAAGAGGATCCTGGGTCtgcgagaggaggagagggtagagattAGTGCTCTGAAGCAAGAGCGCCAACACCGTCAAAAGGTTATTGAAAACATGAGAGAGACACAAAGTGCCCTGCAGACCCAG GTGTGTTGTCTGCAGGCAGACCTGGCCACTCAGTATCTGATGTACAGAGAAGAATGTGATGCTCGCAAGCTGCTCATCGCCAACATCAGCAGCATGAGCTATGGACCAGATGAGGAACCCGAGGAAGAGCAGGAAG AAGTGGAAATCGAGGACCCAGTGAAGGAGAAATTGGCTCTGAAGGTGTGTCGAGAGGACCTGACTAAAGCCCAGGTCGAGCTAAATCGCTTGCATGCTGAGTATGGAGACGTAGTTCCCCGCCGTGACTGGGAGACGTTGGACCATACCCACAAAGAGAACTTGCTTAAG CTGGAGACCCTGCAGAAAGACTTTGATCAGATGAAGGCTGAATATGACACACTGCTTGAGGTGCACAAGCAAGTCACAACACAGAGGGACAGCCTCCAGGGAGAACTGGAGGGCTTCAAAGAggcttctacccccaggccaGAATGGGAGCAGTGTGCAG ACGTACTGGGAGGTAGTGAGCGTTGGGCAGATCTCTCCCAGGGCCAGTCCAGCCAGCGGCGTTTGGAGATCCTGCTGGCAGAACTGGGAGGAAAGAACTCAGAGTTTTTCACTGGACTG GGTACTTCTGATGATGTGCCCATATACCTGCGCTATGAGGGGCAGTTGAAGAACCATAGGCTAAAGAAGAATGCGGTTGTGAGAATCCTCAAGGAGGTTTGGAAGGAGAAGGTCATGGAGGACGGAAGG AGAAATGAAAGCAGCAATCTTCACGAGTTTCTGCGGCAACATCTGGAGAGCCAATACGGGGAAAAGGCTGGAGAGTGGGCTTATAGCTTAGTAGAGGGCATTCGTCAACACCAAAAGGATGACTCTGTCAGCCTCTTCAATGACATTCTCACAGGAAAG GTGGATGAGAGTGTGTACCATGGTCAGACACATCTACTGTCTAACCTGCTGAAAGTGTTGATCCACAGTGACAGTACAGAGAGTGGGATGCTCAGTGTTCAGGATTTCAG AGATGACTTGCAAATGGCCTTCCCTCTGAAAAGAGCGCAAGACATCGATGAGCTAGTGACCACAGCTCAGGCCGAGCTAGACAACAACGGTGGGAGCCTCCCATACCAAAGACTGTATACAGAG GATGCAGATGGGAAACACAAAGACTTCCTGAATCTGGTGAAGAAGCAGGCCTCCACAGAGAGGCATATGTATATCAGCGAACTGAGGACTCAGCTGGGAGGCAAAGG AGAGGTGACTGTGGCCGATCTAAGGGCTGCCTTTAAGAACATTGACCCCTCTCTGGACGCTACCACACTAGACTGGGTCCTAACTATGGCATTCCAGATACACCAGGAGGAGCTAGAGCAGCACACAACACAAATGGACACAGAGCTGGCCCTGCAGCACCTCCTGGCAGCAGATGTGACCAGGGCTGGGCCTGCACCACAACAGGACTAA
- the tsnaxip1 gene encoding translin-associated factor X-interacting protein 1 isoform X2 — MRETQSALQTQVCCLQADLATQYLMYREECDARKLLIANISSMSYGPDEEPEEEQEEVEIEDPVKEKLALKVCREDLTKAQVELNRLHAEYGDVVPRRDWETLDHTHKENLLKLETLQKDFDQMKAEYDTLLEVHKQVTTQRDSLQGELEGFKEASTPRPEWEQCADVLGGSERWADLSQGQSSQRRLEILLAELGGKNSEFFTGLGTSDDVPIYLRYEGQLKNHRLKKNAVVRILKEVWKEKVMEDGRRNESSNLHEFLRQHLESQYGEKAGEWAYSLVEGIRQHQKDDSVSLFNDILTGKVDESVYHGQTHLLSNLLKVLIHSDSTESGMLSVQDFRDDLQMAFPLKRAQDIDELVTTAQAELDNNGGSLPYQRLYTEDADGKHKDFLNLVKKQASTERHMYISELRTQLGGKGEVTVADLRAAFKNIDPSLDATTLDWVLTMAFQIHQEELEQHTTQMDTELALQHLLAADVTRAGPAPQQD, encoded by the exons ATGAGAGAGACACAAAGTGCCCTGCAGACCCAG GTGTGTTGTCTGCAGGCAGACCTGGCCACTCAGTATCTGATGTACAGAGAAGAATGTGATGCTCGCAAGCTGCTCATCGCCAACATCAGCAGCATGAGCTATGGACCAGATGAGGAACCCGAGGAAGAGCAGGAAG AAGTGGAAATCGAGGACCCAGTGAAGGAGAAATTGGCTCTGAAGGTGTGTCGAGAGGACCTGACTAAAGCCCAGGTCGAGCTAAATCGCTTGCATGCTGAGTATGGAGACGTAGTTCCCCGCCGTGACTGGGAGACGTTGGACCATACCCACAAAGAGAACTTGCTTAAG CTGGAGACCCTGCAGAAAGACTTTGATCAGATGAAGGCTGAATATGACACACTGCTTGAGGTGCACAAGCAAGTCACAACACAGAGGGACAGCCTCCAGGGAGAACTGGAGGGCTTCAAAGAggcttctacccccaggccaGAATGGGAGCAGTGTGCAG ACGTACTGGGAGGTAGTGAGCGTTGGGCAGATCTCTCCCAGGGCCAGTCCAGCCAGCGGCGTTTGGAGATCCTGCTGGCAGAACTGGGAGGAAAGAACTCAGAGTTTTTCACTGGACTG GGTACTTCTGATGATGTGCCCATATACCTGCGCTATGAGGGGCAGTTGAAGAACCATAGGCTAAAGAAGAATGCGGTTGTGAGAATCCTCAAGGAGGTTTGGAAGGAGAAGGTCATGGAGGACGGAAGG AGAAATGAAAGCAGCAATCTTCACGAGTTTCTGCGGCAACATCTGGAGAGCCAATACGGGGAAAAGGCTGGAGAGTGGGCTTATAGCTTAGTAGAGGGCATTCGTCAACACCAAAAGGATGACTCTGTCAGCCTCTTCAATGACATTCTCACAGGAAAG GTGGATGAGAGTGTGTACCATGGTCAGACACATCTACTGTCTAACCTGCTGAAAGTGTTGATCCACAGTGACAGTACAGAGAGTGGGATGCTCAGTGTTCAGGATTTCAG AGATGACTTGCAAATGGCCTTCCCTCTGAAAAGAGCGCAAGACATCGATGAGCTAGTGACCACAGCTCAGGCCGAGCTAGACAACAACGGTGGGAGCCTCCCATACCAAAGACTGTATACAGAG GATGCAGATGGGAAACACAAAGACTTCCTGAATCTGGTGAAGAAGCAGGCCTCCACAGAGAGGCATATGTATATCAGCGAACTGAGGACTCAGCTGGGAGGCAAAGG AGAGGTGACTGTGGCCGATCTAAGGGCTGCCTTTAAGAACATTGACCCCTCTCTGGACGCTACCACACTAGACTGGGTCCTAACTATGGCATTCCAGATACACCAGGAGGAGCTAGAGCAGCACACAACACAAATGGACACAGAGCTGGCCCTGCAGCACCTCCTGGCAGCAGATGTGACCAGGGCTGGGCCTGCACCACAACAGGACTAA